A single genomic interval of Drosophila virilis strain 15010-1051.87 chromosome 2, Dvir_AGI_RSII-ME, whole genome shotgun sequence harbors:
- the Rel gene encoding nuclear factor NF-kappa-B p110 subunit, giving the protein MSSETVDITCAQLRRRSETQRTGANREREREQYAFTWLLKATTTTMNQQQYFDLDQGRNISCVNDCSSTSGYSSGNSPTSMSLSPAHSPETFALQNDFANLNLPAISNSPSPQLQQLRGSPYHHTQQQTANQLLTNGNLCMEIDGSNNLLNGNTNFGNMYMPMDHFYATPQMAGFTPIDAGIKNEYTAVLHIAEQPVEKFRFRYKSEMHGTHGSLNGINSKRTPKTFPEVMLSNYKGPAVIRCSLFQTNLDSPHSHQLVVRKDERDVCDPHDLHVSQERGYVAQFINMGIIHTAKKYIFDELFKKKKDRLVFQMGRRELSTKQVQELHQETEREAKDMNLNQVRLCFEAFKIEDNHSWTPIAAPVFSNPINNRKSAQTGELRITRLSKPTGSVMGNDELILLVEKVSKKNIKVRFFEENDDGETVWEAYAKFRESDVHHQYAIVCQTPTYKDKEVDREVAVSIELIRPSDDERSFPPLPFRYKPRDAIVSRKRRRTCSTLTSGSGSNSSGGSTHNSMELPKTVPQQGGVNVSQHDQTISQEFGREYHLEQLITPDSFRKLIEQDSTELAKLCVLEIGSLDTDGHGRAESTNNLTIAPATGQNRNLTTIYLGEIFKLFDAMRRAGDQPELFDSSCKKVAKLFTDHAQKNVNNDTLLHEVISQSNDNLKLAIKTFNVIKYFKLQELAHSSLNADGDSGLHVACQHNRAHYIRPLLALGCNPNQRNYMGNTALHLAVKEEHSNCIEIFLNGPGVKLDLSLKNDDGLTPLHMAIRQNIYDVAKKLINHDRSSINVPNTTDGNNALHMAVLEQSVELLVLILDAQNLTDILLARNSAGYTPLELARDKANERCVRLLEEVYPDKGESAMTWIPLNVKEEIDSSSAEDDEESNPDIASHSIKTEEIEMMFKAEQQEDGTTDATDAKAQLEQLLNNKSTFNKLVNLLNEPTAHNPHLPKWKELAEKSALSQLVFLWSSSEGMLNYIHHKSSVIEYKSFAHALQELDMLHACD; this is encoded by the exons ATGAGCAGTGAAACGGTCGATATAACGTGCGCACAACTGCGACGCAGAAGCGAAACACAACGAACCGGAGcgaacagagagagagagagagagcaataCGCATTCACGTGGTTgctaaaagcaacaacaacaacaatgaatcAACAGCAATACTTTGATCTGGATCAGGGCAGGAACATATCCTGTGTCAATGATTGTTCCAGCACTAGCGGTTACAGCAGCGGAAATTCACCAACATCGATGTCACTGTCGCCTGCACATTCGCCGGAGACGTTTGCCTTGCAAAATGACTTTGCCAACCTCAATTTGCCCGCAATATCGAATTCACCTTCACCACAGCTACAGCAATTACGCGGCTCACCTTACCACCACACACAGCAGCAGACAGCAAATCAGCTGCTTACAAATGGCAACCTCTGCATGGAAATTgatggcagcaacaatttatTGAATGGCAACACAAACTTTGGCAATATGTACATGCCCATGGATCATTTTTATGCCACGCCACAAATGGCTGGTTTTACGCCAATCGACGCAggaattaaaaatgaatataccGCTGTGCTGCACATTGCCGAGCAGCCGGTGGAGAAATTTCGTTTTCGCTACAAAAGTGAAATGCATGGCACACACGGATCACTAAACGGCATCAACTCAAAGCGCACACCCAAAACGTTTCCGGAGGTAATGTTAAGCAATTATAAGGGACCAGCGGTCATACGTTGCAGTCTATTCCAAACTAATTTGGACAGCCCACATTCGCATCAGCTGGTGGTGCGCAAGGATGAGCGCGATGTATGCGATCCGCATGATTTGCATGTCTCACAGGAGCGCGGCTATGTAGCCCAGTTTATCAACATGGGCATCATACACACGGCCAAGAAGTATATATTCGATGAGCtgttcaaaaagaaaaaggatcGTCTGGTCTTTCAAATGGGCCGCCGTGAGCTGTCGACCAAGCAGGTGCAGGAGCTGCATCAGGAGACAGAACGCGAGGCTAAAGATATGAATCTAAATCAG GTGCGACTCTGCTTTGAGGCCTTCAAGATTGAAGATAATCACAGCTGGACACCCATTGCGGCGCCCGTATTTAGCAATCCGATTAATAATCGCAAGTCCGCACAAACTGGCGAATTGCGGATTACGCGCTTGAGCAAACCCACGGGCAGCGTCATGGGTAACGATGAACTAATACTGCTCGTGGAGAAGGTCAGCAAGAAGAACATCAAAGTGCGCTTCTTTGAGGAGAACGATGATGGCGAAACGGTTTGGGAGGCATATGCCAAATTCCGTGAGTCGGATGTGCATCATCAGTATGCGATTGTGTGTCAGACACCCACCTATAAGGACAAAGAGGTGGATCGCGAGGTAGCCGTGTCCATTGAGCTGATCCGACCCTCTGATGATGAGCGCTCGTTTCCGCCATTGCCTTTCCGGTATAAGCCACGCGATGCAATTGTCTCGCGCAAACGCCGACGCACCTGCTCCACACTcaccagcggcagcggcagcaatagCAGTGGCGGCAGTACACACAACTCAATGGAGCTGCCCAAGACAGTGCCGCAGCAGGGCGGGGTCAATGTCTCCCAACATGATCAGACTATAAGTCAGGAATTTGGACGTGAATATCATTTGGAACAGCTAATAACCCCGGATTCGTTTCGCAAGCTGATCGAGCAAGACTCCACGGAGCTAGCTAAGCTATGTGTGCTCGAAATCGGCTCCCTAGATACAGATGGTCATGGGCGTGCGGAAAGCACTAATAACTTAACCATAGCACCAGCCACAGGGCAGAATCGCAACCTGACCACCATCTATCTTGGCGAGATCTTCAAATTGTTCGATGCTATGCGTCGTGCTGGCGATCAGCCAGAACTCTTTGATAGCTCCTGTAAAAAGGTGGCCAAGCTGTTCACCGACCATGCGCAAAAGAACGTGAACAATGATACGCTGCTGCACGAGGTGATTAGCCAAAGTAACGACAACCTAAAGCTGGCCATCAAAACATTCAATGTGATTAAATACTTTAAGCTGCAGGAGCTTGCGCACAGTAGCCTGAATGCAGATGGTGACAGCGGTTTGCATGTGGCCTGCCAGCATAATAGGGCGCATTATATACGCCCATTGCTGGCCTTGGGCTGCAATCCCAATCAGCGGAATTATATGGGCAATACGGCATTGCATTTGGCAGTCAAGGAGGAGCACAGCAATTGCATTGAGATCTTTCTCAATGGACCCGGTGTCAAGTTGGATTTGTCGCTAAAGAATGATGATGGCTTGACGCCGCTGCACATGGCCATCAGACAGAATATATATGATGTTGCCAAGAAGCTAATAAATCATGATCGCAGCTCCATAAATGTACCCAATACGACGGACGGCAATAATGCCCTGCATATGGCTGTGCTGGAACAAAGTGTGGAGTTGCTCGTTCTGATACTGGATGCACAGAATCTAACAGATATTTTGCTGGCCAGGAATTCGGCAGGCTATACGCCTTTGGAGCTGGCGCGCGACAAGGCCAATGAGCGTTGTGTGCGCCTGCTGGAGGAGGTGTATCCGGATAAGGGAGAGTCAGCCATGACCTGGATACCCCTTAATGTCAAAGAGGAAATTGACTCTTCATCCGCCGAGGATGACGAAGAGAGCAACCCGGACATAGCGTCGCATTCAATCAAAACCGAGGAAATTGAAATGATGTTTAAAGCAGAGCAGCAGGAAGACGGCACGACGGATGCAACCGATGCCAAGGCTCAATTGGAGCAGTTGCTTAATAACAAGTCCACGTTTAACAAACTGGTCAATCTGCTCAATGAGCCAACTGCACACAATCCCCATTTGCCCAAATGGAAAGAGCTCGCCGAGAAATCGGCGCTGAGCCAACTCGTATTCCTCTGGTCTAGCTCAGAGGGCATGCTCAACTATATACACCACAAGTCAAGTGTCATCGAGTACAAATCTTTTGCGCATGCTCTGCAGGAACTGGACATGCTGCACGCTTGcgattaa
- the Acyp2 gene encoding acylphosphatase-2, with protein sequence MVFSYKSDLVLKVNTILIVLAISSKVTGYKNTSLTMEPIYWCKFEVFGKVQGVFFRKYTEKQANILGVRGWCKNTKDGTVKGELEGPLGPLNEMKHWLQTEGSPCSKIEKVIFSQTIESDSYRFNGFVIRD encoded by the exons ATGGTGTTTTCATATAAATCAGATTTAGTTCTCAAAGTAAATACAATATTAATTGTGCTCGCAATATCCTCTAAAGTTACTGGATATAAAAACACTTCACTCACAATGGAACCAATATACTGGTGCAAATTTGAGGTATTTGGAAAAGTGCAAG gcGTCTTCTTTCGCAAG TACACGGAGAAGCAGGCCAACATACTGGGAGTGCGCGGTTGGTGCAAGAATACGAAAGATGGCACTGTGAAGGGTGAATTGGAGGGACCGTTGGGACCGCTAAACGAAAT GAAACACTGGCTGCAGACCGAAGGTAGTCCCTGCTCAAAGATTGAAAAGGTCATATTTTCACAAACCATAGAAAGTGACAGCTACCGCTTCAATGGGTTCGTTATAAGAGATTAG
- the Nmdmc gene encoding bifunctional methylenetetrahydrofolate dehydrogenase/cyclohydrolase, mitochondrial isoform X2, with protein MRFTSNMAQIINGNDMAQDIRKNLRNELLQFVAAGHREPHLTAIIVGEDPASKTYVEKKVLACKEIGISSKTIVLPKSTTQEELQRLIEQENKNENVNGILVQLPVPEHIDERTICNAISADKDVDGFNEINIGRLALDMECIVPATPLGVKTMLQRSNIQTFGRNVVVVGRSKNVSLPLAIILHSDGKHAAKGMDATVTICHRNTPAKELAKHCRQADILVVAVGKPGLITKDMVKPGACVIDVGISRIQDEAGKFKLVGDVDFDEVRQVAGHITPVPGGVGPMTVAMLMQNTILAAKKQISNRTD; from the exons ATGCGTTTCACAAG TAACATGGCTCAAATCATTAATGGCAATGACATGGCCCAGGATATACGCAAAAATTTGCGTAACGAGCTGCTGCAATTTGTTGCAGCTGGACATCGTGAGCCGCACCTGACAGCTATCATTGTGGGCGAGGATCCGGCCAGCAAGACATATGTGGAGAAGAAAGTGCTTGCCTGTAAGGAGATTGGCATAAGTAGCAAAACAATTGTGTTGCCCAAGTCAACCACACAGGAGGAGCTGCAGCGGTTGATCGAGCAGGAGAACAAGAATGAGAATGTGAACGGTATACTGGTGCAACTGCCGGTACCGGAGCACATTGATGAGCGCACCATATGCAATGCCATTAGTGCTGACAAGGACGTAGATGGCTTCAATGAGATCAACATTGGACGCCTAGCGCTGGACATGGAATGCATTGTTCCGGCGACGCCGTTGGGTGTGAAGACCATGCTGCAGCGCAGCAATATACAGACCTTTGGACGcaatgttgttgtcgttgggCGCTCCAAGAACGTCAGCCTGCCCTTGGCCATCATCTTACATTCGGATGGCAAGCATGCGGCCAAAGGTATGGACGCCACTGTTACCATCTGTCATCGCAATACGCCAGCCAAGGAGCTGGCCAAGCATTGCCGCCAAGCGGATATTCTTGTTGTGGCCGTGGGGAAGCCGGGCCTGATAACCAAGGATATGGTCAAGCCGGGCGCTTGTGTCATCGATGTGGGCATCTCCAGAATCCAGGATGAGGCGGGCAAATTCAAGCTAGTCGGCGACGTTGATTTCGATG AGGTTCGTCAGGTGGCTGGACACATTACGCCAGTGCCTGGAGGCGTTGGTCCCATGACAGTTGCCATGCTCATGCAAAATACTATACTGGCGGCCAAGAAACAGATTTCGAATCGAACCGATTAA
- the Mst85C gene encoding uncharacterized protein Mst85C: MQSYGGPDQNHLHKSEQRAVFAHPATHPWLLDGMPWMLATTNAPQPGGVMQFGSNANYNIETDTQCGKWQQKRKSLEQLASGLPPKQLITEERITAHFSGLQISGDANGVGSVRSAGNNNSVPNVNGGLATDDIPSTSTGKTHHPNPAYQMAAMELEQKLRNANRIVICDELKQGVSPISATGVIPPEWLLKTIPRPCTALVPWQPSPLQLSQPKEQTRVPAQRTAAEEAAAGVVHLDDYDDELEFFENNNTCNVNLNKSDEQMDEDL, from the exons ATGCA GTCTTACGGTGGTCCCGACCAGAACCATTTGCACAAATCGGAGCAGCGGGCGGTATTTGCGCATCCAGCTACTCATCCTTGGCTGCTGGATGGGATGCCCTGGATGCTGGCCACAACAAACGCACCACAGCCGGGCGGCGTTATGCAATTCGGGTCGAATGCTAACTACAATATTGAGACTGACACACAATGCGGCAAGTGGCAGCAGAAGCGCAAATCTCTGGAGCAACTGGCGTCCGGGCT CCCGCCCAAACAATTGATCACCGAGGAGCGAATAACGGCGCATTTCAGTGGCCTACAAATCTCTGGAGATGCAAACGGCGTTGGTTCCGTTCGCAGTGccggcaacaataacagtgtGCCAAATGTGAACGGCGGCTTGGCTACCGATGATATACCCTCGACTAGTACGGGTAAAACACATCACCCGAATCCGGCATATCAAATGGCAGCCATGGAATTGGAACAGAAACTGCGCAATGCCAATCGGATTGTCATCTGTGATGAGCTCAAGCAGGGCGTTAGTCCGATCTCAGCTACGGGTGTCATACCGCCGGAATGGCTGCTCAAAACAATTCCAAGGCCATGTACCGCTCTGGTGCCCTGGCAACCGTCGCCCCTGCAGCTATCGCAGCCCAAGGAGCAGACGAGGGTTCCAGCTCAGCGTACAGCCGCAGAGGAAGCAGCGGCTGGAGTGGTGCATCTCgatgattatgatgatgaGCTGGAGTTCTTTGAGAATAACAATACATGTAATGTGAATTTAAATAAGTCTGACGAGCAAATGGATGAAGATCTGTAG
- the Nmdmc gene encoding bifunctional methylenetetrahydrofolate dehydrogenase/cyclohydrolase, mitochondrial isoform X1, producing the protein MWKCLVSTLVVPVRRQTTHNMRLIMQMHTISWELYAKKLVLPKQEVNMAQIINGNDMAQDIRKNLRNELLQFVAAGHREPHLTAIIVGEDPASKTYVEKKVLACKEIGISSKTIVLPKSTTQEELQRLIEQENKNENVNGILVQLPVPEHIDERTICNAISADKDVDGFNEINIGRLALDMECIVPATPLGVKTMLQRSNIQTFGRNVVVVGRSKNVSLPLAIILHSDGKHAAKGMDATVTICHRNTPAKELAKHCRQADILVVAVGKPGLITKDMVKPGACVIDVGISRIQDEAGKFKLVGDVDFDEVRQVAGHITPVPGGVGPMTVAMLMQNTILAAKKQISNRTD; encoded by the exons ATGTGGAAATGCTTAGTCAGTACACTTGTTGTGCCAGTTCGTAGACAAACTACACATAACATGCGCTTAATAATGCAGATGCACACAATATCATGGGAATTGTATGCGAAAAAACTGGTATTGCCAAAACAAGAGGT TAACATGGCTCAAATCATTAATGGCAATGACATGGCCCAGGATATACGCAAAAATTTGCGTAACGAGCTGCTGCAATTTGTTGCAGCTGGACATCGTGAGCCGCACCTGACAGCTATCATTGTGGGCGAGGATCCGGCCAGCAAGACATATGTGGAGAAGAAAGTGCTTGCCTGTAAGGAGATTGGCATAAGTAGCAAAACAATTGTGTTGCCCAAGTCAACCACACAGGAGGAGCTGCAGCGGTTGATCGAGCAGGAGAACAAGAATGAGAATGTGAACGGTATACTGGTGCAACTGCCGGTACCGGAGCACATTGATGAGCGCACCATATGCAATGCCATTAGTGCTGACAAGGACGTAGATGGCTTCAATGAGATCAACATTGGACGCCTAGCGCTGGACATGGAATGCATTGTTCCGGCGACGCCGTTGGGTGTGAAGACCATGCTGCAGCGCAGCAATATACAGACCTTTGGACGcaatgttgttgtcgttgggCGCTCCAAGAACGTCAGCCTGCCCTTGGCCATCATCTTACATTCGGATGGCAAGCATGCGGCCAAAGGTATGGACGCCACTGTTACCATCTGTCATCGCAATACGCCAGCCAAGGAGCTGGCCAAGCATTGCCGCCAAGCGGATATTCTTGTTGTGGCCGTGGGGAAGCCGGGCCTGATAACCAAGGATATGGTCAAGCCGGGCGCTTGTGTCATCGATGTGGGCATCTCCAGAATCCAGGATGAGGCGGGCAAATTCAAGCTAGTCGGCGACGTTGATTTCGATG AGGTTCGTCAGGTGGCTGGACACATTACGCCAGTGCCTGGAGGCGTTGGTCCCATGACAGTTGCCATGCTCATGCAAAATACTATACTGGCGGCCAAGAAACAGATTTCGAATCGAACCGATTAA
- the Nmdmc gene encoding bifunctional methylenetetrahydrofolate dehydrogenase/cyclohydrolase, mitochondrial isoform X3, whose protein sequence is MAQIINGNDMAQDIRKNLRNELLQFVAAGHREPHLTAIIVGEDPASKTYVEKKVLACKEIGISSKTIVLPKSTTQEELQRLIEQENKNENVNGILVQLPVPEHIDERTICNAISADKDVDGFNEINIGRLALDMECIVPATPLGVKTMLQRSNIQTFGRNVVVVGRSKNVSLPLAIILHSDGKHAAKGMDATVTICHRNTPAKELAKHCRQADILVVAVGKPGLITKDMVKPGACVIDVGISRIQDEAGKFKLVGDVDFDEVRQVAGHITPVPGGVGPMTVAMLMQNTILAAKKQISNRTD, encoded by the exons ATGGCTCAAATCATTAATGGCAATGACATGGCCCAGGATATACGCAAAAATTTGCGTAACGAGCTGCTGCAATTTGTTGCAGCTGGACATCGTGAGCCGCACCTGACAGCTATCATTGTGGGCGAGGATCCGGCCAGCAAGACATATGTGGAGAAGAAAGTGCTTGCCTGTAAGGAGATTGGCATAAGTAGCAAAACAATTGTGTTGCCCAAGTCAACCACACAGGAGGAGCTGCAGCGGTTGATCGAGCAGGAGAACAAGAATGAGAATGTGAACGGTATACTGGTGCAACTGCCGGTACCGGAGCACATTGATGAGCGCACCATATGCAATGCCATTAGTGCTGACAAGGACGTAGATGGCTTCAATGAGATCAACATTGGACGCCTAGCGCTGGACATGGAATGCATTGTTCCGGCGACGCCGTTGGGTGTGAAGACCATGCTGCAGCGCAGCAATATACAGACCTTTGGACGcaatgttgttgtcgttgggCGCTCCAAGAACGTCAGCCTGCCCTTGGCCATCATCTTACATTCGGATGGCAAGCATGCGGCCAAAGGTATGGACGCCACTGTTACCATCTGTCATCGCAATACGCCAGCCAAGGAGCTGGCCAAGCATTGCCGCCAAGCGGATATTCTTGTTGTGGCCGTGGGGAAGCCGGGCCTGATAACCAAGGATATGGTCAAGCCGGGCGCTTGTGTCATCGATGTGGGCATCTCCAGAATCCAGGATGAGGCGGGCAAATTCAAGCTAGTCGGCGACGTTGATTTCGATG AGGTTCGTCAGGTGGCTGGACACATTACGCCAGTGCCTGGAGGCGTTGGTCCCATGACAGTTGCCATGCTCATGCAAAATACTATACTGGCGGCCAAGAAACAGATTTCGAATCGAACCGATTAA